The nucleotide sequence TTCTGGATTTCACTTCCAAAATAGGCGTAGCGTTCTTGAACGCTGTTTCAAAAACTTCAACCGGCTCTTTCTGGGTCTTTTCTTTCAGAATATCAAAAGCTCCGTAGACAATTTTTTCCGCGGCGTTTTTCTTGCCTCGTTCCATTATATAGTTGATAAATTTCGCAACGTCAACGTTGCTGTATTTCCAATCTGCCAAGATCGGCCTGTTATATTGTCTTTTTCTTCGAGCCATAGTTTTATATTAAATATTTTTACCTTATTGTTAACGATTAAGTTTATTTCTTTGTTTATATTAAAAAACAGGATGATTTATGAATTATGATTTAAGATTTATGAAACGGGTCTTTCAAGATTTATTCTTAATTCATAAATCGTAAATCTTAAATCGCTTCCTTACGCTGCTGTTGCTTTCGGTCTCTTCGCTCCATATTTGCTTCTTTCCTGCTTTCTTCCTTCAACTCCGGCCGCGTCAAGCACGCCGCGCACGATATGATAACGGACTCCGACCAAATCGCGGACTTTTCCGCCGCGGATCACGACTACCGAGTGTTCTTGCAAATTGTGTCCGACACCGGGAATATAAGCGGTCACTTCCATACCATTGGTCAGGCGCACTCTGGCGTACTTTCGAAGAGCGGAATTAGGTTTTTTCGGGGTTACTGTTCCGACTTTCACGCATACGCCTCTTTTAAAAGGATTCAGGGCCTGCTTGGGCTTGTTTTTGATCGTATTAAAAAGCCTCATCAGCGCCGGCGCTTTTGATTTATTCCTGACTTTCTTTCTTGGTTTTCTGATCAATTGATGAATTGTTGGCATTATTTTAATTTATATAGTTTATAAAAATATAAAAAAGAACGCAATCCGCTGATTGGCGGACAACATCCTGGAAAGCAATCTATTTGATTTTTTCCACAGTAATTTTATTTTATACTATTTGTAAAAATATGTCAAGGCTAAAAACTTATACCCGTTGCCAGCTGGTAGAGAATCTGCACTATCGGCATAATTATTCCGGATAAATAAAAAATGAATATAAGAAGGAGAAACATCCCCCATTGCTCAAGGAACATTTTTATTTTATAGGCCGAATCCGGCAGAAGCGCGTAAAGGATCTTTGAGCCGTCCAGCGGCGGGATCGGCACCAGATTGAAAACCGCCAAAAATATATTTATCAAGACAATATAGCTCAATAGCCCTATAAAATTAGCAATCGCGAAACTCATCGGAGCATAAGCGACCAGAATCCTTATCAATATTCCAAACATCAAAGCCAGAAGCAGGTTTGAACCGGGACCGGCAATGCTAACCAGTGCCGGACCGTATTTCTGGTCTCGTAAATTATAAGGATTATAAGGCACGGGTTTTGCCCAGCCGAAAAATATCGGAGAACCTGTCGCCCATAAGATCAAAGGAAGAACAACTGACCCGATCGGATCAATGTGCGGAATGGGATTTAAGGTCAGACGACCGGCGTATTTGGCAGTCGCATCTCCCAGCCAATAAGCCATGGCGCCATGCGCCACCTCGTGGATAACGATGGAAAAAATCAGTATTATTATAGGAAAAAAAGAAAGTATATCCATAAAATATTATTACTTATCTGATATTATAGCATAAAAACAAAATAACTCAATCGTTTTTGCTTGACAAACTAAAAATTAACAAATAATATCTTAATGGAAAGAATTGGATAATTAAAACCATGGGGCGATCGCCGCCCTTTTTTTTATACAAAAAGTTATTCAACTTCTTTATACTGCTCCGGATGCCACGCGGGCGTGCAAGGCATAAATATTTTCATATCCCCTTCCCAGAAAAACTTTTCTCCGGGATTTATCAATACTAAATCCCCTTCCTTGAGTTTTGTTTCTTTGCCTTCAACGACCAATCTGCCGGAACCTTTAATAATATAAGCCATCTCTTTGCATTCCAAATTCACTGTTCTACCTTTAGACGGATACCGGCCATTTAACTCAATCACCGCGCCGTTGATATCTTTGTCACCCATTGGATATTCAATCGCCGTGCACGCCTCGCTGTTCTTGAATACTTTTGTCTGGTTTTTATGAATAATTTTCATAATTTATTTTTTATTTTAAAAAATTATTTACTCCAAATATTTCCTCATTATCTCCTTATAATTCTTACAAAAGCCAACGACGAATTCCTGCTCGCCGAAAAAATTAGTCAAATCATAAAATAATTTTTTCTCGGTGACTTTTTCCTCAATTTTTTTCTTAAGAGCTTTTTTTAATTCCGCCTCGTTTTTTATCCCGAATTTAGCACTCAAAGTTGAAAAATCCGGTTTTATTCCTTTGTCAAAATACCAATAAAGATCATAATAATCTCGTCCTTTTATATCAATTTCATTTTCTTTTCCTTTAAACCAAATTCTGTCCAAAATCGCGCTGATTTTTCCAGTCATTAAAAATTTTAGATTATAAACTTTGACGATAAAATTAAACCCGAATGCCGACACAGAAGCGGTATCATAGACAGGGTTAGTAAAATCTTCCGGTGATATTTCAATTTTCACATATAAAAAATCACTGTCCGACCCGGAAGCCAGTCCCAATTGTTTTAAAATAGGAAATTTTAAATAAATTCGGTAATTGCCCTGAACACGAAAACTAATGGGCAAGAGAAATTTTTTTTCAAAATATTTTTGCAAATTTTCTCCCAGAATTTTTAAATCCAGTTTTTCATAGTCTTCCTTCTTCAAATTAAAATCCAAATCCTCGGACAAACGGGGCAAACCAAAAACAATTCTCAGTGCCGAGCCGCCGGTAAAAATAAAATTTTGATATTCTTTTTGGCCATAAATAAAAACCAATACTGGATATTGCAAATATTCTTTCAAGCCGTTATTGATTACATAATCCGGCCAACCGGATCGTTTTTTTTCATTGACAAAATCTTCCAAAAGATTAATTAACATATTCCATAATTAATTTTTTAAAATACGCGTATCTTTTTTGGCCGATTAATTCAAAATAAGAATTTAATTCTTTCAAATCTTGCTTATCTAAATTTTCCCAATTCAAACGCAAATCATCTATATTTTGGCGACTAGCTTTCATTTCCCGGCGGAAACGAAGATATAAAAAATCAAACACCGCTTTCGCCTTAGTCGCCTCGGCAATCGGCGCTCCTTGAAAATATTTGATTTTATAGCCAATAAATAATTTTTTCGGCAAAGAATAATAGCGCCACACTCCCAATTTGTTATAAAATTCTCTTGGGTTTTTAACGGTAATTGAAGTTACGGCGCGCACCGGCTCGCTTAAAAGCTGATATTTTGCCATAACATACTCCAATGATACATAAGAAGGCTGAATTAATTGGTTGGCAATATATTCCAAATAATCATCTTTTTTATTTTCTCTATCATATTTTTCTTTAAAAATATAAGTTCCTTTCTTCAAAGCGACCAAATCGCTATTTTTAAGCCAATATTTTAAATTCGCATTAAGAGTATTTTCGTCTTTTTCTAGCAATCTTAAAGACTTCTTTTCGAAAAGAAGCAGTTTATCCGTTTTATTTTTTACTATTTCTAACTTCATAATATTTATAAAGCTTCTATTTTTGTCATTGCGAGAAGCCCAACAAGGCGACGAAGCAATCTCTGCCTCCTTTAACAGGCTTTCGCAGGAATTAGTATAATTATTATACCATTTCCTATAAAAGTGTCAATATGTCTCCAAATCACCCTTTTTAGCTCATTTCTCCACCTTAAATATCCTCCCATGCCCGAGAATTATATAATCCGCGATTTATTCTAAAACAAATCCCTCGCCGATAAATTTGGTTGAAAAATCAAGTTTCGTATAATATTTTTCATTAAAACTCTTGTCTTGAACTTCATGTTTTTTCCCGAATTTTTTAGCATAAATTTAATAACTTTAAATTACAAAATACTTATATTGTCACCCTGAGCTTGTCGAAGGGTAGTAAAAATTTGTCTATGGTTCGACAAGCTCACCATGACAAATTTATTATTTCAAACATTCATTATAAGCGCGCACTTGGCTGTTGTAATTAGCTACGGCGGCTTTGGCTTCCGTAACAAGAGCATTATATTGCCGGATCAGATCATTATATTCATCCACCTTATTATTATATTCGAATTTGTTTTCCGCGCGTAGATTTTCCAGCTCGATCTTCCCAGCTTCGATAATTTTAGCCATTGCATCAGTCTGAATATTATAATTATTGATCTCTATTTTTAAAGCTTCGCTGACTTTCGGACAAGCGGAAGCCGGGCGGCCGAATTCCTGCACCGCCATCCAAACTGACTCTCCTTCATAAATCCCTTTTTCCACTGCCACGCCGATCTCGGCGTATTTATTATTTAAAATATTGGCGCGATGCCCGGGGCTCGCCATCCACGCTTCCACTAATTTTTTATCGTTTTCAAAATTCCCGAGCGCCAGATTTTCCCCGATGATCAAATAATCATAGCCCGCGCTTTTGGCCAGATCAGCCGGCCCTCTGTCGACCGGCGAGACATGCTCAAAATACTGACGAGCAAACATATCCTGCGCTTTGGCTTTGGCCGCAGCATTAAGTTTTACATTTTCTTTCAAGGCCGGCAAATTATTTTCTATTCTCTGATTGTTAGTTTCCGCAATCGTTCCTTTTTGGGTTAACAACGAACTGGGGGCTTCTTGAAAAACCCTGAGAGGCGGAGGCGCGAAAATCTGGCCTTCGCTATTGACGATTGCCGTGATATCTTCCTTGAATTTTTCTATGCCGGGTATACCTGCTTTCTCAATCTCATATAATTTCTGATACAGCACAGAATACAATTTTAAAACATCGGCTCGAAAATAAAAGCCGATCGCCAGCACCAGCGCCAAGATGAATAATTTTAATTTCATTTTTATACTTAGCAATATGTTTAACTTTTATATTTTAACAGATTTTGGGGGTTAAGACAAAAAACACATAAAATTTTGCGCAAAAAAAATCCTCACAACGCGTTGTGAGGTTATCTGAAAGATATTTATCGATTGTTTTTAATGCGGCAAAGCTATTATCCCAGGTTTTCCGATTGCTTTTCCCGCATTGTTTATAAAGACAAGGCTCGCCAAAAACTCATGCCTTTTTCCGCTATTGCTCGTCCATGCAATAGGAACAACTTGTTCTGTACCGGGATTTGATCCTGGCATTACGGTTATTGTCAAAAATTTACTTGTCTTCGGCGGATAACTCTCAAATAATTTCTGAACGTCTTCTGTAGCTAAAACGTTCGGAACAAGTCCGCCTTTCTTTCCCGGAATTACTTTGAAGCCCGGATTGTCTTCCTCGAATTTTTTGATCGTTTTCTTTCTTTCTTCTTCTTTTCCACCTATTATCAATTTTTCTACCTCTTTTCTTTATAATCCAAAATAACGGCTTTTTTGCCTTTAATTATTTATTCCGGACAAAATAGGTATAGCAGAAAAAAACTTGAATGTCAATGCTTTTCGGAATAGATCTCGTAAAAAATTATCGCGGCGCTCGCGGCGACGTTGAGCGATTCTATTTCTTCGCTCATCGGGATCCGGATAAAATTATCACTGATTTCCTGAATTTTTTTCTCCACCCCATGCGACTCGCTGCCCAGCACCACGCAAAATAATTTTTCTTTAGTTAAAATCTCGAGGCTTTCCGATTTTTCCAGCCGCGTCGCAAAAATCGGCATTTTACTTTTAATTTCTTTCAAAATTTTTAAGTCTTTATCAAATTCGATATTCAGCTTGAAAATCGCGTCTTTGGCGGCGCTGATGGTTTTGGGATTATAGACATCGGCCGAACGCTCATCAACCACTATATTTTTCAAACCAAAAGCCAGAGCCGATCGGAAAATCGTGCCAAGATTTCCCGGATCATTAATGGCATTGAGATAAATGATCGGCTGAGCAAGGTCGAGCTTTCTTGCCGGCTTGGAATATACCGCGGCAATTCCCGGCGCAGTATCCATTGAAGAAAACGACTTATTTATTTTCTCATCGATCAGGTAATATTCACCTGAGCCGTTTTTTTCAATAATAAAATCAAATTTTTCTTTATTTTTTTCGATAAAATCTTTGATAACGAATATCTCGTCAAAAACGATCCCCACTTTTGCCGCGTCGTGGATTATAACTGCGTTTTCCACCAAAAATTTTCCGCTCTCGTCGCGATATTTTTTCTGCCCAAGCTGTTTTAAGATTTTTATCTTTGCGTTGTCTTTGCTGGTGATCTTCAGTATTTTAGCATTCATAAATATTTTTAATAAATTATATCTCGATCCCTACCGGACAATGATCCGATCCAAACACGTTCGGCAGAATAAAAGCATCTTTAACTTTCGGCGTTATGTCTTTCGAAGTCCAAACATAATCTATTCTCCAGCCCAAATTCCGGTCTCGCGCTAGAGAAAAATACGGCCACCAAGTATATTGACCGGCTTCATTCGGATGAAATTTTCTAAAAGTATCGGTAAAACCCGATTCGATCAACCGATCAATCTGCCGGCGCTCTTCCGGCGTGAACATAATATTTTTTTTATTATCTTTCGGCCGCGCCAAATCAATTTCTTCATGCGCGATATTAAAATCCCCCGCCAAGATCAACGGCTTTCCCTTAATTTTTCCTAAATATTTCGCAAGGCGCTTATAGACCTCAATCTTATAATCCAAATTTTCTTTTTCTCTTCCGCCATGCGGCATATAAAAATTAATCAAAATAAAATCCTTAAATTCCAATTTCAAAATCCTTCCTTCTGAATCAAATCTTTTTAATCCTAATTTTTTCTCAATCGCAATCGGCTTCTCTCTGGTATAAACCGCCACTCCGCTATAGCCTTTTTTAGCAGCATAGCTGAAATAAGAAAAATATCCTTCGGGAGCGGCGAGAGGCTCGGGAATCTGGCCTTCCTGCAATTTTATTTCTTGCAAACAAACAATCCCGGCGTTGGCTTTTTTAAACCAACTCAAAAAACCTTTTTTAAACACTGCTCTCAGTCCATTAACATTCCAAGAAATTATTTTCATTAAAAATACAATACTTGCTTATGCCATTATTCTAGCAAACAATCGCGCTAAATGAAAGATATCCATTATTTG is from bacterium and encodes:
- a CDS encoding site-2 protease family protein, producing MDILSFFPIIILIFSIVIHEVAHGAMAYWLGDATAKYAGRLTLNPIPHIDPIGSVVLPLILWATGSPIFFGWAKPVPYNPYNLRDQKYGPALVSIAGPGSNLLLALMFGILIRILVAYAPMSFAIANFIGLLSYIVLINIFLAVFNLVPIPPLDGSKILYALLPDSAYKIKMFLEQWGMFLLLIFIFYLSGIIMPIVQILYQLATGISF
- a CDS encoding exodeoxyribonuclease III, whose protein sequence is MKIISWNVNGLRAVFKKGFLSWFKKANAGIVCLQEIKLQEGQIPEPLAAPEGYFSYFSYAAKKGYSGVAVYTREKPIAIEKKLGLKRFDSEGRILKLEFKDFILINFYMPHGGREKENLDYKIEVYKRLAKYLGKIKGKPLILAGDFNIAHEEIDLARPKDNKKNIMFTPEERRQIDRLIESGFTDTFRKFHPNEAGQYTWWPYFSLARDRNLGWRIDYVWTSKDITPKVKDAFILPNVFGSDHCPVGIEI
- a CDS encoding cupin domain-containing protein; amino-acid sequence: MKIIHKNQTKVFKNSEACTAIEYPMGDKDINGAVIELNGRYPSKGRTVNLECKEMAYIIKGSGRLVVEGKETKLKEGDLVLINPGEKFFWEGDMKIFMPCTPAWHPEQYKEVE
- a CDS encoding RNA methyltransferase, whose translation is MNAKILKITSKDNAKIKILKQLGQKKYRDESGKFLVENAVIIHDAAKVGIVFDEIFVIKDFIEKNKEKFDFIIEKNGSGEYYLIDEKINKSFSSMDTAPGIAAVYSKPARKLDLAQPIIYLNAINDPGNLGTIFRSALAFGLKNIVVDERSADVYNPKTISAAKDAIFKLNIEFDKDLKILKEIKSKMPIFATRLEKSESLEILTKEKLFCVVLGSESHGVEKKIQEISDNFIRIPMSEEIESLNVAASAAIIFYEIYSEKH
- a CDS encoding nucleotidyl transferase AbiEii/AbiGii toxin family protein, which gives rise to MLINLLEDFVNEKKRSGWPDYVINNGLKEYLQYPVLVFIYGQKEYQNFIFTGGSALRIVFGLPRLSEDLDFNLKKEDYEKLDLKILGENLQKYFEKKFLLPISFRVQGNYRIYLKFPILKQLGLASGSDSDFLYVKIEISPEDFTNPVYDTASVSAFGFNFIVKVYNLKFLMTGKISAILDRIWFKGKENEIDIKGRDYYDLYWYFDKGIKPDFSTLSAKFGIKNEAELKKALKKKIEEKVTEKKLFYDLTNFFGEQEFVVGFCKNYKEIMRKYLE
- the rpsL gene encoding 30S ribosomal protein S12, with translation MPTIHQLIRKPRKKVRNKSKAPALMRLFNTIKNKPKQALNPFKRGVCVKVGTVTPKKPNSALRKYARVRLTNGMEVTAYIPGVGHNLQEHSVVVIRGGKVRDLVGVRYHIVRGVLDAAGVEGRKQERSKYGAKRPKATAA
- a CDS encoding CAP domain-containing protein codes for the protein MKLKLFILALVLAIGFYFRADVLKLYSVLYQKLYEIEKAGIPGIEKFKEDITAIVNSEGQIFAPPPLRVFQEAPSSLLTQKGTIAETNNQRIENNLPALKENVKLNAAAKAKAQDMFARQYFEHVSPVDRGPADLAKSAGYDYLIIGENLALGNFENDKKLVEAWMASPGHRANILNNKYAEIGVAVEKGIYEGESVWMAVQEFGRPASACPKVSEALKIEINNYNIQTDAMAKIIEAGKIELENLRAENKFEYNNKVDEYNDLIRQYNALVTEAKAAVANYNSQVRAYNECLK